The genomic window AGCTGCAATAGCAGTTCTTTCTACGTTGTTTAGTGCTGCTCTGATCGGAATAGTAATTCTTTTTGTCTGCCTGAGACGGTATTGATGCTCAGAAAGTACTACATATTTAATTTCGTAAATGGTCTAGGAGGAATAGGAAAGAAGATCCGTTTCCTACGAAGGAAAAAGGCCTTGAAATGCATCCAAGTCCGGTCTACCAAGTTGCCTCAAAGCTGACGAGGGACGACTGAAGTCGTTTAGAGTCAAGGGCAGTGCTACCATGGCTGAGAAGACAAAATACTGTCAGTGTAGTTTGAAACTTGAACTTTATTTCTTTGTATAGCTGCTTTTAGAACCCTTTCCTTTGAGCTCCTTTTAGCAGACAAGAAAATTAGGATACAAACCTTGCAGCAAAGTCGCTTTTTACGAACCTACCATAAAGGCTTTTCAAGCGTTTTCTGTCAGTGACGGAGGGCCACAATTTCTTATCGATACATGGGACGTCGCCATGACATAAACCGCTttgattctttctcttcagattCACATTGCAGGGGTGTGGATTCGTCTCGACTCGAATCATCTGAGCAACAATGTAACGCTGCAAATCAAAGGCGATTTCCAGTTTTGTTGTAAATAATTGGAAGTTGAACTttcgtaattaattaagacgcTTCAATGATTTTCGTTTCGCCATCTACCAGGTGACTACAGGCAAttctaatttttcaattagaaCCAGGGAAAGGCTGAGGTGAACCTGACAAGTAACGGGGATTTGCTAAATCTCTACAGAGCGGCTGTCCCCGCAGATCTCGGAGATGCAGAATGAGAAGTTTAGCTCAATTGGAAAGTAGACGAGTTGATACGTGCAAAGTGCAAACTAGTGTTTAATGTTAGCAGAACGCTGTTCTACTATACCTGTAGTTGTGCGTTTGAATTTGCCTTCTTCAACGACCGACAGTGCTGCGAGTATTCGCACGATGCTATAAAAGCATTATACCCAGCAGGCCCAGCTGGCTTTCCCTTAGCAATTCCAACATCAGAAATACTATCAAGGTTGTGAATTACTAAACAGCAATCGACGCATCAAATTCGAACTTGAGCGTTGCATTTGGACCACAATTTAGCATCGAAAAACGGACGGGGTTCGGAACATTGGATAAAGAAGCGGAATCGCCTCCGTCGATGGTAACAAACCATCCAATAGAGTCTGCGCTTCGATTTCTGTACGTCAGTGTTACCCTATCTCCACGGAGTGCGTAGATCTATAGAACAAAATTGGAACCGGACTCTCCCGCAATCGCCGAGCGTTGAACTACAGATAGAGAATCCTTTATCTTGCTCATAAGTGAACAACCAGATTCCAAGTTTGATGCAAGAGAGAAACGATGTAAAGACTCGTTCCATACATGTGAGAACCATAGAAAATGCGCATGTGCAATGAATCACTTTAGTTTGTGCGTGTTTTTCAGCGTTCTCACCATTTCGCAGACCAGTTTGACGTGTTACCTCGAGGTGTAGCACTAaaaaatctctctctctagttCAACGTTCCGTGATTGTCGGAGAGTCTGGTTCCAGTAGGGCTACTGATTTATTTGCCCTTCGTGGAGATAGGGTGACATTGACATATGTCCATCGCACCGCCGCTCAGTCAGTAACTTTTGGGTGGTTTCTGAGCCTTGGAGGCAGTTCGACTACTTTATCTGCTGTTCCGAACCCTGGTCGATTCTCCGCCAGTGTTTCTGGTCTAACTGCAACGCTGGAGTTTGACTTTGACGCGTCGATTCCGGACGGATCGTCATTTCGTCCTCTGGTCACTGTCACGACTGTAACTAATGGTattccgtcttcgtcatcgtcgtttgcCGGATCAGTCATCGTAAAACTCGGAGGTACGATGCGTACTTTGATTCACTGCACGTGTGCGCATCCAACGTGTTTAGTAATTCCCAAACTTCAACTTGACCGTATTTCTGATGTGATTGCCGAGGGAGACCCAATTAATATTTCCGTGAATGTCATTGAAGGAAGACCGAATCCGAATGTTACACTCCTAAACGCAACTCGTGATCAATCACTAATGCTTGTGGCTCTGAATTCAACTCTGTATCAAGTCAGGAAGGCGAGCGCGTCTATTTCTGACGGAGGAGTTTATAGGATTGAAGCAATGAATGCAGTTGGAAGAGATTCAATAAATTTCATGGTGACAGTTTGTTGTAAGTGGCATGGAATTTGGCACACAAGAGAAATGTCACGCGTAGTGTTTTTGAACAGTTCTTAGATTGATTGACTGTAATTTGTGTAATGCAAACAGCGGAAGCACAGTGGACTGTACTTTCAGTTCCAGTCCAAAGCCTATTGAAGTCAAGTTCAACAACCTGTCGCTGGTTCCAATAAGGGAAGCAGACAGATTTGACAATTATGTCATAGCTGTAACAATACCTGGGCAACCTCGTCCCTACACGTTGATCATAAACAATGGATACTGTTCTCCCGTTGCGGTAGAATGTAAATCATTTCTTCTGTAAAATAGCTACTTTCAACCTTGTTTTATTATAGGCACCCCTTCATCACACCCTACCACTGAAGGACCCACTTCAAGTAGTAACTGGTTATAAATAATGCCCATGCgttttttgatgttttttctgctgtagCAAGTTTTTCAAGCAAGCCTGGTTATAGTACAACGCCGCCACCTACAGCACTACCTTCCAGTGCATGTTTTTCTGATTTTCGCTTACTGTAATAATTAACTATTTTCCTATAGGTGTCATTGCACTTGTAGCCGGGTGTGCGGCTGGTGGTGTAGGTCTGATTGCTCTTTTGCTACTCCTTCTCTGCCCTATCAATCTATCATGCCGACGATGTTTGCAAGGAAAATGCTGCCGATGCTGTTTCAAGTGCTACAATGGCTGCTGTAAATATTACAACCCACATCCTGTACAtgcaaaagaaattatttagGTAATGACGAATCTGATGAACAAAACAAGATGCCTCCACAGTAAGTTTCCCAACTTGTACACAGTAATGGCTTTCAAGCTTTCTGCTAGAAAAAACTCTGATGCAAATTCGGATGTTCAACTTCATCCAAGCCCACTCTATCAAGCTTCCTCGAAAATAACCGAGCATACTACCAAGGCTACTACTGCTGGCATGCCTGAATATGCCACCATTTCAGAAGCGATGTAGCGCCAAGTTTGTGATTCATTCTTTTTGTATGACTGATATTGTCTGATCTTGTTGTCTGTGTCTGACTAGTAAACTGTCCATTATTCAATGGTGGAACGATCGGCTCAGTCTTGGTCGTGTAAATGAATGATTTATCTTCACGTATAGCTCCCTTTACTCGTGTGACAGCTTCCTCTACTCATTCTGATTCTGTTGGAGAGCAAGAACTACGCACTCTTATATTACGTACCATCCATGCCCGGTGGCGTtgggtcgtcgtcgtgccggTTTGACGATAATTCACTTCGAAGCGGTGACGGTCCATACACGTAGAAAACTGACAGGGCCACCGGCACATGACAACAACCGTCGGTGGCAGTCATCGACCAAGACTACGATACAGAAGCAAGGACTCTAGAGAAACCGTAGTAGAAGACGTAGAAGAGCCGTGTGGTTTACGCTTTGTGGCTTGTGCGCGACACTGCGCGTGCGTCGTTGAGGTTTGGATCTCGCAAGCTATGTCCTTCACACTCGGGCTTGCTAGTTTTCCACTTCCATACGTTGAGAATGCTCTATGGTAAACAGGTGGGAGAGGTAGAACGTGATTGCTATATCGATCAACTCGTCTGCTGATTAGCCAGTCTTTTCGGTGCACATCTGTGTAGAAGGCCACATTTCTGGACAGCGATTACAACTCACTGGCCCAGGCTGCTGTGACAGTGCGTGTACAGTCTGGGTGTAGCTACAC from Oscarella lobularis chromosome 1, ooOscLobu1.1, whole genome shotgun sequence includes these protein-coding regions:
- the LOC136199904 gene encoding uncharacterized protein isoform X1 — encoded protein: MNHFSLCVFFSVLTISQTIQRSVIVGESGSSRATDLFALRGDRVTLTYVHRTAAQSVTFGWFLSLGGSSTTLSAVPNPGRFSASVSGLTATLEFDFDASIPDGSSFRPLVTVTTVTNGIPSSSSSFAGSVIVKLGVIPKLQLDRISDVIAEGDPINISVNVIEGRPNPNVTLLNATRDQSLMLVALNSTLYQVRKASASISDGGVYRIEAMNAVGRDSINFMVTVCFLRLIDCNLCNANSGSTVDCTFSSSPKPIEVKFNNLSLVPIREADRFDNYVIAVTIPGQPRPYTLIINNGYCSPVAVECTPSSHPTTEGPTSSTSFSSKPGYSTTPPPTALPSSVIALVAGCAAGGVGLIALLLLLLCPINLSCRRCLQGKCCRCCFKCYNGCCNDESDEQNKMPPQKNSDANSDVQLHPSPLYQASSKITEHTTKATTAGMPEYATISEAM
- the LOC136199904 gene encoding uncharacterized protein isoform X2, with translation MNHFSLCVFFSVLTISQTIQRSVIVGESGSSRATDLFALRGDRVTLTYVHRTAAQSVTFGWFLSLGGSSTTLSAVPNPGRFSASVSGLTATLEFDFDASIPDGSSFRPLVTVTTVTNGIPSSSSSFAGSVIVKLGVIPKLQLDRISDVIAEGDPINISVNVIEGRPNPNVTLLNATRDQSLMLVALNSTLYQVRKASASISDGGVYRIEAMNAVGRDSINFMVTVCFLRLIDCNLCNANSGSTVDCTFSSSPKPIEVKFNNLSLVPIREADRFDNYVIAVTIPGQPRPYTLIINNGYCSPVAVECTPSSHPTTEGPTSTSFSSKPGYSTTPPPTALPSSVIALVAGCAAGGVGLIALLLLLLCPINLSCRRCLQGKCCRCCFKCYNGCCNDESDEQNKMPPQKNSDANSDVQLHPSPLYQASSKITEHTTKATTAGMPEYATISEAM